The Rhodococcus antarcticus DNA segment GGTGCTCGGCGCGTTCGGCTACTCGCACAACGAGACGCTGCTGCACCGCGACACCTCCCTGCTGCCGACCCATCTCGCCGCCCGGGCCGCGTGGAACTACCGCATGCCCAGCTGCACCTCCGGCGAGAATGGCGAGCGCACCGCGCTGAGCTACGACATGAACGTCCTCGAGCGCCTGCACGCCGACGACACCTACGTGGTGACGCTGAACCAGACCGCCGACGTCGACCCGGCCTCGGTGATCGCCCGGATGGACTACACCCACCCGATCTACACCCTGGAGTCGGTGGCGGCGCAGAGCCGGCTGCCCGGGCTCAACGACGGGCGCACGGCGTTCGCCGGGGCGTACCACGGGTGGGGCTTCCACGAGGACGGCTGCCTGGCCGGGGCCCGCGCCGCGGCGTCGCTGGGATCGAGCTGGTCGGAGGAGCAGTGGTGACCGTGCACCCGGCGCGCACCAGCGGGCGCACCGGCACCGGACCGTGGATGTACGAGGCGGTCGTGGGCCACGCGCGGCGCGCTCCGTTCGACCACGTCTTCTCCACCCCGGTGCGGCCCTGGCTGGTGGACCTCGACCAGCTCGACCCCGGTGGCCGTCCGCTCGCCCTGCCCCGCGTGCTGCGGGTGCTCGCGGAGTTCCGCGCGGCCGACCACTTCGACGGCTCCGCCCCCACCCTGCGCGCCGCCGTGGACCGCTGGTGCGCCGAGCACGACCAGCCGCGCCCGCACCGGGTGCTGACCCTGGCCCAGCCGCGCACCCTGGGCCACGTGTTCAACCCGATCTCGGTGCACTGGCTGCAGGACGCGACCGGCACCACCAGCCTGGTGCTGGCCGAGGTGCACAACACCTACGGCGGGCGCCACGTCTACGCCGTGCACCGCGACGCCGACGGCCGGGCGCAGGTGGACAAGACGTTCCCCGTGTCGCCGTTCTTCACCACGGCCGGGCACTACGAGATGCGGATCAGCGACCCGGCGGACACCCTCGAGGTGTCGATCGTGCTCAACCTGCCGGCCGCAGCCGCCGATCCCACCACCGAGCGGGCCGAACCGGCCGCAGACCCGGACCGGGCCACCCGCCCCTTCTCGGCCACCCTGCGCGGGCACCTGCTGCCCGCCACCACCGCCACGGTGCTGAGCACGCTCGTCCGCCACACGTGGCCGAGCCTCCGCGTCAGCACGCTCATCCGCCGCCAGGGGATCCACCTCTGGCTGCGGGGTCGCCGCACGGGCTCCCTGCCCGTGCAGCCGCACCCACGTCGATCCAGCTGGGAAGGAGTCCGGTGATGAGCACCTCCACCCCGGATCGCACGGAGAAGTCCACATCCTCGACCAAGAGCACGAAGGCACCGGCCGCGCACGTCATCCCGCGTCCGGCCGAGGGGCACTGGCCCGGCCTGGCCACCCCGCCGGCCAACACCGTGCGCGCCCGCGTCGCGAAGTCGCTGTTCCTGCGCGCCGTCGACCCGCTGAACCTGCGCGTCACCTTCCCGGACGGCACCCGACGGGGTGCGGGCGGCGCGGACTCGCCGGTGCTGCGCCTCATCCGTCCCGACGAGTTCTTCCAGCGGCTGGGCTCCGACGGGCTCATCGGGCTGGGCGAGGCGTGGATGGTGGGCGACTGGGACTCCGACGACCTCCCCGGCGTGCTCGGCCCCATGGCCGCCCGGATGGGGGCCCTCATCCCCGCCCCGCTGCAGCGCTTCCGGCGCGTGGTCGACCGGCGCACCCCGTCCACCGAGGTCAACGACCTGGAGGGTTCGCGGGAGAACATCCACCGCCACTACGACCTCTCCAACGACCTGTTCCAGACCTTCCTCGACGAGACGATGAGCTACTCGTCGGCGTGGTTCGCCGCCCAGGGCCAGCCCGACGACGGCGAGGACATGCAGGTCGCCCAGGAGCGCAAGATCGACGGCATCCTCGACCTGGCCCGGGTGGGCGAGGGCAGCTCGGTGCTGGAGATCGGCAGCGGCTGGGGTGGCCTGGCCATCCGCGCCGCCCAGCGCGGTGCCACGGTGCTCACCGTGACCCTCTCGGCGGAGCAGAAGAGCCTGGCCGACGCGCGGATCGCCGCCGCCGGGCTCGGCGAGAAGATCGAGGTGCGGCTGCAGGACTACCGCGAGGTCACCGGCACCTTCGACGCCGTGGTCAGCGTCGAGATGATCGAGGCCGTGGGCAAGGAGTTCTGGCCGGAGTACTTCCGGACGGTCGACTCGCTGCTCAAGCCGGGCGGCCGCTTCGGCCTGCAGACCATCACCATGCCGCACGACCGCATGCTTGCCACCGCGGGCAGCTACAGCTGGATCCACAAGTACGTCTTCCCGGGCGGCATCATCCCGAGCCTGCAGGCCATCGACGAGGTGAACGACGCCCACACCACGCTCAAGGTGGTGGAGTCCCGCCGCCTCGGGCTGAGCTACGCCCGCACCCTGGCCCGCTGGCGCGAGACGTTCCTGGCCCAGCAGGCCGAGGTCGAGGCCCTGGGCTTCGACGAGACGTTCGTGCGCATGTGGGACTTCTACCTCGGGTACTGCGAGGCGGGCTTCGCCACCCGCTACCTCGACGTGTGGCAGCTCAGCCTCGGTCGTGAATGATCGGGCCGGTGACCCCACGCACCCGGCTGGCCGCCCTCGCCCTGACCGGCACGCTCGCGCTCACCGGCTGCAGCGGCTCCGGTAGCTCAGCGGCGCCGGGGCCCGTGGCGGCCGAGCCGGGCAGCTCCCCCGAGCTCACCGCTCAGCCCGTCGGCACCGTGGTCAGCGCGGGTGGCAACCAGCCGGAGGGTGTCGTCGTGGTCGACGGCACCCTCGTCGTCGCCGTCCGGGAGACCAGCGGGCTGGTGTTCCTCGACCTGGCCGCCGACGGTTCCGGTGCCCGCGTCATCGAGAAGCTCACCACCGACCAGTCCTCGCGCCACCTCGACCTGGCCACCCCCGCCGGACCGGTGCTGGTCCCGCTGGAGGGCACCAACGAGCTGCTCACCGTCGACGTGCCCACCCGCACCGTCGCCACCGACGCGAAGGACGTGGGCGACGGTCCGCACAACGCGGCCCGCACCGCCGACGGGACCGACGTGGTCACCAACGAGCACGGCGGCGGGGTGCTCTTCGTCCGCGGCGGGGAGGTCGTCGGGTCGCTGCCGGCCGGTCCCCCGCAGCCGGGCGGCCTCGCCGTCGTCGGTGACTACGCAGCGGTCGCCGACGTGCAGGGCGGCGGGGTGTGGGTCTACGACGCCCGGACCATGACCCAGGTGGCCCAGAAGCCGGTGGGTGCGCTGCTCACCCACGCGATCACGCTGGCCGAGCCGGGCCGCGTCGACGGCACGGACGCCGCCCGCGCAGTGGTGGCCATCGCCGACACCTCCGGCGGTGCCGTCGAGCTGGAGCGCATCACCCCCCAGGTCGAGGACGTCGGCCGGATCGACGCCCCGGGCAGCCCCTACGGCCTGGCCTACGACGCCGCGCGGGCCGTGCTCTACGTGACCCTGACCGACACCAACCTGCTGCGCGTGGTCGACCTCGCCGACCCGGCGAACCCCCGGGTTCTCGGCGACCTGCCGACCGTGCGCCAGCCGAACTCGGTGACCGTCGACGAGCGCAGCGGCACCGTGGTCGTCGCCGGCAACCACGACGGAAACCTGCAGCTCATCCCCCGCGCGCTGCTGCCCGGCGGCTGACCCGCCCGGCCCGTGGTCGTCGTGGCCCGTGCCAGCGGCTCAGGAGCCGCCCACGGTGAGGCGGCCCGGCGGGAGCACCGCGTGCACCCCGTGCACGCGGTTGACCACCTGGGTCACCCGCAGGTCCACGGCCACCGAGCACAGGGCCAGGGCCCGCGGCCGGCTGAGCCCGTGCCGGGCCACTAGCAGGTCCACCATGGCGTTGAGCGCCTGCAGGGTGGCGGCGTTCAGGTCGGCGTCCAGGCCGAACGTGATCTCCCCGGCCGGGGTGGTGGCACGCGGCAGCCCGGGCACGGCCGCCGTCTCCGAACCCGCCCGGTGCAGCACCACCTGCAGCCGGACCGCCTCCACGGGGCACTCCAGGGCCACCCCGGACACCTCGCCGTCCCCCTGCGCAGCGTGGCCGTCGCCGACCGAGAGCAGGGCGCCGGGCACCTCCACCGGCAGGAACAGGCTGGACCCGGCGACGAGCTCGCGGCAGTCGAGGTTGCCGCCCACCCGGCGCGGGGGAACCGTGGAGTGCGCGAGCCCGTCGGGGCCGACGCCCTCGCCGTCCGGGGCCGGGCCCGCCGGGCACAGGCCCACGACCCCCAGGAACGGCCGCAGCCGCACGCGGTCGCCGTGCTGGTCGACCCCGTGCTCGCCGTCCAGGCGCCAGCGCAGCAGCTCCGTGCCGACCTCGGACACCCCGCAGCCGTCGTTGGCCCAGCTCGACCAGCCACCGGCACGGGTCCAGCCGAAGGACCCGGGCACCACCTCGAGCAGCCGCACCTCCACGACGTCACCGGGCTCCGCCCCGACGATCGCGACGGGCCCGCTCAGCGCGTGCCCGGGATCGCGCAGCCGGTCCAGCTCGGCCCACGGCACGAGCTCGGCGTCCGGGTCGGCGGCCAGGGCCGGCTGGTGGGGCTCGTACCAGTGCGCGTCCAGGGTGGACAGCTCCACGACGTCGCCGCTGTGCACGGCCAGCACCGGTGGGGTGCGCTCGTCGAAGGTCCCGTGCAGGGTGCGCCGCTCGCGGGCCAGGTGGTGGGTGGTCACGGCTGCAGCGGGAGCGCGGTCTCGAGGTGCTCCGGGCGGGGGCCCCGGCGCCGGAACACCTCGGAGCCGAACGCGGCCGCCAGCTGCTCGGGGGCCATGGCCAGGAACGGGCCGAAGTCGCCGACCTGGGTGGCGTGCGCCGCCATCGCGGCCCGCTTGGCCGCCATCACCGTGGTGACGTCCACCCGGGTGGTGATCTCCTCGGCCGGCAGCCCGAAGGTCTCCACGTCCGGTGTCGACGCCCCCTCCTCGACCCAGGTGGGGTTGGCCGTCACCAGCTCCCGCATCTGGTCCCGGTCGGTGGTGGCCTCGTAGACGGCGTGCACGCCCGCAAGCTCGGCGGCGCGCACGCCCACCGCGTGCACCTGGACGTGGTCGGGGTGGCCGTAGTTCCCGTGGGGGTCGTAGACGGTCAGCACGTCGGCCTGCTCCTGCTCCAGCACCTGGGCCAGCTGGGCCGCAGCCACCTCGACGTCGACGTTGCAGAACGCGTCGGCCCGGGTGTTGTCCGGCGTGCCGACCATCCCGGAGTCGGGGTGGCCGAGCAGCACCACCCGGTGCACCCCGAGGGCGTCGGCGGAGGTCTGCAGCTCGGCTCGGCGGCGCTCGACCAGGGTCTCCCCCTCGGCCAGGAGACCGTCCGGCACCTCGCCGAGGGCGCCGTCGGTGGCGGTGACCAGCACCACGCGGTGCCCCGCGTCGGCGGCCATCCGCATCACTCCACCGGTGGTGAACACCTCGTCGTCGGGATGGGCGTGGAAGCAGACGAGAACACTCATGCCCGCACTGTGGCACAGCCCTGCGCGTCGTCGACGTCGTGCGCCGGGAATGAATGTGCACCGCGCAACGATCTTCCTGGTGACGGTCCGCTCCCCGGCGCCGCACCCGCACGACCCGAGGAGTCCGCTCGTGTCCAGCCCGGTCCACACGTCCTCCACCACGGCGACGTCCCGCCTGCTCCTGCCCGCCCTCAGCTTCGTGGTGATGGTGGTGGCCGTGCTGCAGACGCTCGTGGTGCCGGTGCTGGCGGACATCGGCGCCCAGCTCGGCGCGTCGACCTCGGCCGTCGGCTGGGTGGTCACCGCGAACCTGCTGGCCGCCGCCGTGATGACCCCGGTGCTCGGCCGTCTCGGCGACGTGCACGGCAAGCGTCCCGTCCTCGTCGGGATCCTCGTGGTCGTCGCGCTCGGCTCGCTGCTGGCGGCCACCACCTCCTCCCTGGTGCTGCTGGTGCTGGGCCGGGTGCTGCAGGGTGCCTCGTTCGGGCTTTTCCCGCTGGGCATCTCGGTGCTGCGTGACGAGCTGCCCGCCGAGAAGCTCACCGGGGGCATGGCCGTCGTGTCGGGGACCCTCGGCGTGGGCGGTGGTTTCGGGCTGGTCCTGACCGGCCTGCTCACCGACGGCGGGGCCGACTACCACCGCATCTTCTGGCTCTCGCTCGGCGTGGCGCTGGCCGCCCTGGTCCTGACCCTCGCCGTGGTGCCCAAGCGGCGGGGCGTCGGCGGTCGGATGGACTGGCTGGGTGGCCTGGTGCTCGGGGCCAGCCTCGTCCTGCTGCTCCTGCCGCTCTCCCAGGGCCACACCTGGGGCTGGGCGTCGGTGCGGACCGTCGGCAGCCTCGTCCTCGCCGTGGCGCTGTTCGTCGGCTGGCTCGCCCTCGAGCGCCGGACGGCCGAGCCGCTGGTCTCGCCCCGGATGTTCAGCCACCGCCCGGTGCTGGTGACCAACCTGGCCGCGGTGTGCATCGGGATGGCGCTGTTCATCTCCTTCCTCGGGGTGTCCACCCTGGTCCAGGTGCCCACCGCCGTGGCCGGCTACGGGTTCACCGCGAGCGTGCTGCAGGCCAGCGTCGTCTACCTGCTGCCCGGTGCCCTCGTCGGAGTGGTCGTCGCCCCGCTGGGCGGCCGCCTCGTGCGCCGCACCGGGGCCCGGGTCGCCCTCGCGCTCGCCGCCGCCATCGCCGCCGTGGGCTACCTGTCGCTCGCCCTGCTGCACTCGCTCACGTGGCAGGTCGTCGTCGGCGCCGTCATCGTCAACATCGGGGTGACCGTGGCCTACGGGGCCTTCCCCGCACTGCTCGTCGCCGAGGTCTCACCCGGCGAGACGGGCTCGGCCAACAGCGTCAACTCCATCGCCCGCTCCGTCGGCAGCGCGGTGGCCAGCGCCGTCGTCGTCACGCTGCTGGCCAGCAACCTGACGAGCACCGGCGTGCCGCGGGAGTCGGTGTTCACCCTCGCGTTCGCCCTCGGCACCGTGGTCTGCCTGCTGGCTGCCGGTCTCGCGACGTTCGGGCTGCCGCGCGACCTGCGCCGGCCCACCGCCGCGGAGCAGGACGAGGAGGAGGCCACCGCGCTGGCCGGCGAGTGGGGCACGGTCAGCGGCCTCGCCCGCTGAGCGGTCAGCGCCGGGACCGGGAGGACCACGTGCCGACGACGGGTGGGCACCACCCCCGACAGGTCCGCGCCGCCACCGGGCTCGCGCTGCTGTGGGCGCGGGCGTGGGGCGCCCGGCCCGTGGAGGACCCCGCCACCGGGCTGCTGGTGTGCGCCGGCATGCGCGGGGGCCACGGCCGCGGCGGCACCACCATCGGGCGGGTGTTCCTCACCGGGCACCGTGGCGTGGGCCCGGAGCTGCTGCGCCACGAGGCCGTGCACGCCCGGCAGTGGGACCGCCACGGGCTGGGCTTCGCGGCCCGGTACCTGGTGGAGGAGTGCCGGCGTCCCCGGGAGCGCAACCGCTTCGAGCAGGAGGCGGGGCTGGCCGACGGCGGGTACCCCGAGGTCTGAGCCGCGGCCGGGCGCCTCAGACGATGACGCCGCGCTCGGCCAGCCACGCCCGCGGGTCAACCTGGCTGCTGCCGGGCGGGGTGATCTCGAAGTGCAGGTGCGGGCCGGTGGACTCCCCCCGGTTCCCGATCAGCGCGATCAGCTGGCCGGCCGAGACCTGCTGGCCCACCCGCACCACGAACCGGTCGATGTGGCCGTAGGTGCTCACCGTGCCGTCGACGTGTCGCACCCGCACCCACAGCCCGAAGCCCGAGGCCGGGCCGGCGTCGATGACCACCCCGTCCGCCGTCGAGACGATGGGGGTGCCGATGGCGTTGGCGATGTCGATGCCCTTGTGCAGCGAGCCGTCGCGGACACCGAAGCCGGAGGTGAACCTGCCCTCCGCGGGCACCACGACGAACGCCAGGCTCTGCGCCGCGGTGCGGCTCGCACGACGGGCGTAAGCGTCGGTGCTCAGCGCCAGCTGGACCAGCACCGCCGGGTCCGCGCCGCTCGTGTCCTGGGCCAGCAGCGTCGACAGCAGGCCGGTGGCCTGCGCGGTCTGCTCCTGGAGCTTGGTGCGCTGCTCGACCACGGCGGCCTGCGCGGCCACCGCCTGCTCCTCCGCCGCGGCGGCCACCGTCCTGGCCTCGCCGGCGGTGCTCTCGGCGGCGTCGGCCACCGACACGCCCGCCCGCGCCGCAGCGAGGGCGTCGGTGCTGTCGTGCTGGAGCAGGTCCAGCACGGTCATCCGGTCCAGCAGCTCCTGCGGGCTCCGGGCCACGAGGACGGCGGAGAGCCGGAACGTGCGCGCTCCGGAGTAGGCCGCCAGGACGAGCCCGTCCACCCCGGCCCGCAGGTCCTCGGCCTCGGAACGCCGGTCGGCAGCGGCGGTCGCGGCGGCGTCCGCGGCCGCGGCGGCCGTGGCGAGCTCGGCCCGGCGCGCGTTCAGCGCCACCTGCTGGGCGCTGATCTCGTCGCTGAGCACGAGGGTGGCCGCGTCCAGGGCGGAGAGCTGGGCGAGCGCGGCGACGATCTCGTCCGAGGTCAGCGGTGCGGCGGGCACCACCGGGGCGGGCGGCACCCTCAGGCCCGAGGTCGGCGCGGGGGCCGCGGGGGCGGCGGGGGCGGCGGGGGCTGCGGGGGCTGCGGGGGCGGCGGGGGCGGCGGGGGCTGTGGGAGCCGCAGGGGCCGTGGTGGTGGCGCTCTCCGTGGGCGCCACCGAGGAGGGGGCGGCCGGCGAGGTGGGCGCCGGGTCCGTGGTGGGGGCCACCCCGGTGGTCGACGTGAGGTCCGGCGGCGGCACGGGCAGGCTCGTCTGCGCCGCTGCGGCCGGGGCACCGAGCACGCCCACCACCAGCACGAGCGCGAGAGCGGTGCGCAGGAGCCGGGCCGAGGTCACGCCGAACCGTAGCCCCTCGCGGCGGCCCGTGGTCCGGCGACGACGACCCCCGAGCCGGGCCCTGGGCGACGTCCTCGGACGACGACGCCCCTCGCGGAGAGCCACGCGCGTGGATCCACGGTGCCGCTGCCGCCCGGGGACACCTCGACGTGCACGTGCGGACCGGACACTCCGCCAGAAAGTATTGAAGAGGCCACCCCGGCCGGGCGGTGGGTCTACGGCCGACCGGCGTGCGGGACCTCCACCCGCACCGAGAGCAGCCGGGCCTCGCGAGCCGCGGAACGGGCGTGCTCGTCGAAGTCCGGCGCTGCGCAGAGGAACAGGGTGCGCCCGTCCGCCCCGCCCAAGCCGCAGGCGAAGACCCCCAGGCCCGGGCTGACCTCGTCGACGATCTCGCCGCCCTCGCGGACCCGCACGGCCCGGCCGTGCGCGGCGTCGGCGATCCAGAGCGCGCCCTCGGCGTCCAGCCCGCAGCCGTCCGGGGCCACCACGAGCTCGGGCAGCGCCCCGGCCACCTCCCGGGTGAAGGGAAGCGCCCCGAACTCGGCCCACGTGCGGCGGTTCACCAGGGAGCCGTCCTCGGCGACGTCGACGGCGGTGACCCGGTTGCCGAACGTCTCGTCGACCAGCAGCACGCCGCCGTCGGTCAGCACGCTGCCGTTGGGGAACCACAGGTCCTCGGCGGCGGGGGTGACGCTGCCGTCGGGGTCCACCCGCACCAGGCGGGTCGGCACGATCGGCGCCCCGCCCATGAGGTCGAAGCCGAAGTTGCCGACGAAGGCACGGCCCCGCGCGTCGACCACCATGTCGTTGGGGTACCTACCCACGTGCCCGCCGAGCTCGGAAGTCACACCGGCTACCGGCCGACGGCGTAGCCCTGCGCGCCACGGGGGTTGGCACCGGCCCGGAGCAGGCCCGTGGCGGGGTCGCGCGACACGGCGGAGAGGCGGCCCAGCGCCCACGGCCCGGCGTCCACCACGGCGTGCCCGCGCTCCTTCAGGTCGGCGATCACGGGGTTGCCGATCCGGCTCTCCACCACCAGCCCGCCCGGGGTCCAGCCGCGCGGGGCGAAGCTGGACGGGAAGGCCGTGGAGTGCCAGGCAGGGGCGTCGATGGCGTCCTGCAGGTGCAGCCCGCCCACGGTGTGCGCCAGCCAGAAGCTCAGCTGCCACTGCTCCTGCTGGTCACCGCCCGGGGTGCCGAAGGCCAGCGTGGGCTCCCCGTCGCGCAGCGCCATCGACGGGGTGAGCGTCGTGCGCGGGCGCCGGCCCGGGGTCAGCGTGCTGGGCAGGCCGTCCTCCAGCCAGAACATCTGCGCGCGGGTGCCCAGGCAGAAGCCCAGCGCGGGGATGGTCGGCGAGCTCTGCAGCCAGCCGCCGGACGGGGTGGCCGAGACCATGTTGCCGGCGGCGTCGACCACGTCCACGTGGACCGTGTCGCCGCGGGCCCGGCCGAGCGGGCCCACGGTGGGCTCGCCCGTGCCCTCGCCGGCGGGCTCCACCCGCACCCCGGAGGTGACGAAGGCCGGCAGCACCCCGTCCAGCCCGGGACGCAGCTCCAGGGAGGCCTCCGACCCGACCAGGGTGCGGCGGGCGTCGGCGTAGTCCCGGGAGAGCAGCGTCCCCAGCGGCACCCCGGCCGCACCGTCCGGGCCGCAGTCACCGTAGAAGGCCTCCCGGTCGGCCATGGCGAGCTTCACGCACTCGGTGGCCAGGTGGACGGTCTCGGCGGTGGGCACGCCGTCGACGTAGGCCAGGTCGAACCCACGGAGCAGCTGCAGGGTCTGCAGCAGCGCCGGGCCCTGCGACCAGGCACCGCACTTGGCCAGGCTCCAGCCGCCGTCGAGCTCGGCGACCGCCGGCTGCTCGTAGGTGGCGGTCCACGCCGCGAGGTCGGCCCCGGTGAGCAGGCCGGCGTGGTCGGAGCCGGAGTCGTCGCGCACGGCGGTGCGGCTGAACACCTCGATCGCCTCGGCCACGAACCCGTGCGACCAGGCGCGGCGGCCGGCGTCGATCTGGGCCTCTCGGTCGCCCCCGGCGGACTCGGCCTCAGCGATCAGCCGCTCCCACGTGGCGGCCAGGGCGGGCAGCCGGAAGCGGGTGCCCTCGGCCGGCACCACGCCGTCGGGCAACCACTGGGCGGCCGAGGTGGGCCAGTGCTCCCGCATCTGCTGCTCGACGACGCCGATGGTGGCGCTGACCCGGCTGATCAGCGGGAACCCGTCCCGCGCGTACTCCAGCGCCGGGGTGAGGACCTCGCGCAGGGTGCGGGTGCCGTGGTCGCGGAGCAGGAGCAGCCAGGCGTCCCAGGCGCCGGGGACGGTGGCGGCCAGCAGGCCCGTGCCGGGGACGAGCTCGAGCCCGAGGTCGCGGTAGCGCGCGGCGGTGGCCGCGGCCGGGGCCACCCCCTGCCCGCACAGCACCTGCACCTCGCCGGAGCCGCCCCGGCTGAACAGGATCGGGGCCTCGCCGCCGGGACCGTTGAGGTGGGGCTCCACCACCTGCAGCACGAAGCCCGCGGTGACCGCGGCGTCGAACGCGTTGCCACCGGCCTCCAGCGCGCCCATCCCGGCCGCCGAGGCGAGCCAGTGCGTGGACGCGACCATGCCCCTGGTGCCGACGAGCTCCGGGCGGGTGGGGTGGGTCATGACACGGGGCGGGTGGGGTGGGTGGCGCTCCACTCAGGCATGAGCAGCACGGTACGCGGGTGATCGTTCGCACGACTCACGAGCGGGCTACGGTAAGTCCGTGGAGCTGCGACGCATGGGTGACTCGGGACTGACGGTCAGCACGGTCGGGCTGGGCTGCAACAACTTCGGCCGGCCCGGGACGGCCACGGAGGACCAGGCGGGCACCACGGCCGTGGTCGACGCCGCGATCGAGGCGGGTGTCACCCTGTTCGACGTCGCCGACGTCTACCCGGGGGCGGTGCGCGGCCGCAGCGAGGAGCTGCTCGGCGCCGCGCTGGCGGGGCGGCGCGACGAGGTCGTCCTGGCCACCAAGTTCGGCGCGGACATGCACGGCGCCAACGGCCCCGACTTCGGCGCCCGGGGCTCGCGCCGCTACATCCGCACCGCGGTGCACGCGAGCCTGCGGCGCCTGGGCACCGACTGGATCGACCTCTACCAGCTGCACACCCCGGACCCGCTCACCCCGGTCGAGGAGACCCTGTCCGCGCTCGACGACCTCGTCCGCGAGGGCACCGTCCGCTACCTGGGCAGCTCGAACTTCGCGGGCTGGCAGGTCGCGGACGCGGCGTGGACCGCCCGCACCGCGCACCTCACCCCGTTCGTCTCCGCCCAGAACCACTACTCGCTGCTGGAGCGCGGGGTCGAGGCCGACGTCGTGCCGGCGTGCGAGCGGTTCGGGGTCGGCCTGCTGCCGTACTTCCCCCTGGCCAGCGGCCTGCTCACCGGCAAGTACGCCCGGGGTGCGGCCGCGCCGGACGGCACCCGGCTCGCGGCGCTCCCGGCCCGGCTCGAGGGGGCCGACTGGGACACCGTCGAGGCCGTGCGCGCCTACGCCGACGGGCGCGGGGTGAGCATGCTCGACGTCGCGATCGGTGGGCTGGCCGCCCAGCCGGCGGTGTCCTCGGTCATCGCGGGAGCGACCAGCCCGGCGCAGGTGCGGGCCAACGTCGCCGCCGGCGCGTGGGAGCCCACCGGGACCGATCTCGCCGAGCTCGACGGGATCACCGGCGGGGGCCGCGCCGACTAGCGACAGATGCACCCTCGGGACAGCGCTGCAGACGTGGTCGCGGCGCAGAACCGCAGGCCGATCTCGTCGTGGGCGCCGAGGGGGTGCGCGCACGCCTGGCAGGCGGGCCCCTCTCGGACCTCCCCCTCGGTGGGAGCGGGTCCGCCGTCGACGGGCGGTGCGGTCTCGGTGGCGGCGGTGGGGAGGTTCGCAGTGGTCACAGGGACGTCCAGTGCTCGCGGTGTCCGCGGCGCTGCGGCCCAGGCCGGTGTCCGGGTGCGAACGGCGACGCGGTTCGGGCACGTCCGGCCCGTCCGACGGTACCCGCCGCCGGCCCCCGCTCAGGCGACGGCGTTCGCCAGCCGGTCGAGCGTGGCCTGCATCTGCGCGGCCGAGACCAGCGGGAAGCCCACCCGCTCCAGCACGGCCGGGTCCGTCACCTGCGACCAGTCGTAGGTGTGCACGACCTCGGTGGTCAGCTCGTCCTCCAACTGCAGCTCGAACTCCCAGAAGAAGCCGGACGGAGTGTCGTCGACCAGCGCCGTGGTCCACGCGATGCGGCGGTCGGGCTTCAGGCGGACGACGTGGTTGTCGGTGCGGTAGTCCGCTCCGGCCGCGCGCGCCTCGCGGTGCATCTCCATGACGAACACCTCGCCCACCGTCGTGATCGGCGTGGTGCCGACCGCCGCGCGGACGGTGCCGGACCCGTCGATCTCGGCGTGCCGCGCCGGGTCGGACAACAGGGTGAACACCTTCGACGCGGGGGCCTGGACGGTGCGGCGGACGACGATGCGGGGCGCTGTGTTCTCGGTCACCGCGCCACCGTAGCGCTAGCCTCGTGCCCGTGGACGAGCCCCTGCTGCTGCCGTGCCTGGGGGTGCTCCTGGACTGCGACGGGGTGCTCGTGG contains these protein-coding regions:
- a CDS encoding DUF1365 domain-containing protein, whose protein sequence is MTVHPARTSGRTGTGPWMYEAVVGHARRAPFDHVFSTPVRPWLVDLDQLDPGGRPLALPRVLRVLAEFRAADHFDGSAPTLRAAVDRWCAEHDQPRPHRVLTLAQPRTLGHVFNPISVHWLQDATGTTSLVLAEVHNTYGGRHVYAVHRDADGRAQVDKTFPVSPFFTTAGHYEMRISDPADTLEVSIVLNLPAAAADPTTERAEPAADPDRATRPFSATLRGHLLPATTATVLSTLVRHTWPSLRVSTLIRRQGIHLWLRGRRTGSLPVQPHPRRSSWEGVR
- a CDS encoding SAM-dependent methyltransferase — its product is MSTSTPDRTEKSTSSTKSTKAPAAHVIPRPAEGHWPGLATPPANTVRARVAKSLFLRAVDPLNLRVTFPDGTRRGAGGADSPVLRLIRPDEFFQRLGSDGLIGLGEAWMVGDWDSDDLPGVLGPMAARMGALIPAPLQRFRRVVDRRTPSTEVNDLEGSRENIHRHYDLSNDLFQTFLDETMSYSSAWFAAQGQPDDGEDMQVAQERKIDGILDLARVGEGSSVLEIGSGWGGLAIRAAQRGATVLTVTLSAEQKSLADARIAAAGLGEKIEVRLQDYREVTGTFDAVVSVEMIEAVGKEFWPEYFRTVDSLLKPGGRFGLQTITMPHDRMLATAGSYSWIHKYVFPGGIIPSLQAIDEVNDAHTTLKVVESRRLGLSYARTLARWRETFLAQQAEVEALGFDETFVRMWDFYLGYCEAGFATRYLDVWQLSLGRE
- a CDS encoding acetamidase/formamidase family protein yields the protein MTTHHLARERRTLHGTFDERTPPVLAVHSGDVVELSTLDAHWYEPHQPALAADPDAELVPWAELDRLRDPGHALSGPVAIVGAEPGDVVEVRLLEVVPGSFGWTRAGGWSSWANDGCGVSEVGTELLRWRLDGEHGVDQHGDRVRLRPFLGVVGLCPAGPAPDGEGVGPDGLAHSTVPPRRVGGNLDCRELVAGSSLFLPVEVPGALLSVGDGHAAQGDGEVSGVALECPVEAVRLQVVLHRAGSETAAVPGLPRATTPAGEITFGLDADLNAATLQALNAMVDLLVARHGLSRPRALALCSVAVDLRVTQVVNRVHGVHAVLPPGRLTVGGS
- a CDS encoding PIG-L family deacetylase → MSVLVCFHAHPDDEVFTTGGVMRMAADAGHRVVLVTATDGALGEVPDGLLAEGETLVERRRAELQTSADALGVHRVVLLGHPDSGMVGTPDNTRADAFCNVDVEVAAAQLAQVLEQEQADVLTVYDPHGNYGHPDHVQVHAVGVRAAELAGVHAVYEATTDRDQMRELVTANPTWVEEGASTPDVETFGLPAEEITTRVDVTTVMAAKRAAMAAHATQVGDFGPFLAMAPEQLAAAFGSEVFRRRGPRPEHLETALPLQP
- a CDS encoding MFS transporter, which produces MSSPVHTSSTTATSRLLLPALSFVVMVVAVLQTLVVPVLADIGAQLGASTSAVGWVVTANLLAAAVMTPVLGRLGDVHGKRPVLVGILVVVALGSLLAATTSSLVLLVLGRVLQGASFGLFPLGISVLRDELPAEKLTGGMAVVSGTLGVGGGFGLVLTGLLTDGGADYHRIFWLSLGVALAALVLTLAVVPKRRGVGGRMDWLGGLVLGASLVLLLLPLSQGHTWGWASVRTVGSLVLAVALFVGWLALERRTAEPLVSPRMFSHRPVLVTNLAAVCIGMALFISFLGVSTLVQVPTAVAGYGFTASVLQASVVYLLPGALVGVVVAPLGGRLVRRTGARVALALAAAIAAVGYLSLALLHSLTWQVVVGAVIVNIGVTVAYGAFPALLVAEVSPGETGSANSVNSIARSVGSAVASAVVVTLLASNLTSTGVPRESVFTLAFALGTVVCLLAAGLATFGLPRDLRRPTAAEQDEEEATALAGEWGTVSGLAR
- a CDS encoding M23 family metallopeptidase, translated to MTSARLLRTALALVLVVGVLGAPAAAAQTSLPVPPPDLTSTTGVAPTTDPAPTSPAAPSSVAPTESATTTAPAAPTAPAAPAAPAAPAAPAAPAAPAAPAPTSGLRVPPAPVVPAAPLTSDEIVAALAQLSALDAATLVLSDEISAQQVALNARRAELATAAAAADAAATAAADRRSEAEDLRAGVDGLVLAAYSGARTFRLSAVLVARSPQELLDRMTVLDLLQHDSTDALAAARAGVSVADAAESTAGEARTVAAAAEEQAVAAQAAVVEQRTKLQEQTAQATGLLSTLLAQDTSGADPAVLVQLALSTDAYARRASRTAAQSLAFVVVPAEGRFTSGFGVRDGSLHKGIDIANAIGTPIVSTADGVVIDAGPASGFGLWVRVRHVDGTVSTYGHIDRFVVRVGQQVSAGQLIALIGNRGESTGPHLHFEITPPGSSQVDPRAWLAERGVIV